The Quercus robur chromosome 3, dhQueRobu3.1, whole genome shotgun sequence DNA segment TGAATTTGAAATGTCTGATCTTGGTATGTTGCATTACTTCCTTGGCATAGAAGTAGTGCAATCAACTAATGGgatttttatttctcaaaagaAGTATGTGCAAGATGTTTTGGATAGGTTTCAGATGAAGGATTGCAATCCTGTAAGCACTCCAACTGAGTTTGGCTTGAAGCTAAACAAAGATCATGAAGGGAAGAAGGTGGACAGTACACTTTACAAGCAAATTGTTGGTAGTTTGATGTATTTAACTGCAACAAGGCCAGACATAATGTATTTTGTGAGTTTAATAAGTAGATATATGGAGAATCCAACAGAAATACACTTGTTAGCTGTCAAGAGAATCCTTCGTTACTTGCAAGGAACTAGAGATTTTGGGCTGTTCTACAAGAAGGGTGAAAAGTCAGACTTGTTTGGGTTTACTGACAGTGATTATGCAGGAGATCAAGATGATAGAAGGAGCACTTCGGACTATGTTTTCATGTTAGGAACAAGAGCTGTTTCATGGTCATCAAAGAAGCAGCCAATCGTCACATTGTCAACCACTGAAGCTGAATTTGTTGCAGCAACAGCTTGTGCTTGTCAAGCTATTTGGCTGAAGAAGATACTTGAAGAATTGCAGTTCAAAGAAGATGAACCTACTCTTATTTACTGTGACAACAGCTCAGCAATAAAGCTCTCAAAGAATCCTGTTCTACATGGTCGAAGCAAGCATATAGATGTGAAGTATCATTTCTTGAGGGATCTCACGAATGATGGAGTTATTAATCTGGTTTACTGCAGAAGTGAAGACCAGGTTGCAGATATTCAGACCAAGCCTCTCAAGTTGGCTACATTTGTGAAGCTACGTGGTCTACTTGGATTGTGTTCACATTCTGCCACAAAGGAAGACTTTGTAGAGGgttgattttttccttttaaactgATTTCTGCAGATTTCAGTTTAAGGGAGGGTGTTAagatttaatgttttattttataatatttaattggaAGTATCTTTGGATATTTGGTAGTTTGACCAAGTCTATAGGATATTTGGTTATTTGATCTCAGCCAGATTTCATGGCTGTGAAGTGTCTCATGTTGCTATCTTAGCTTGTAGGAGTTGTGGATAGTGCTTTCCTATTTTATAGTAGTTGTGGTTAATGCTAGATAAAGTGTTGTGATGTAAAGCCTATTTATAGGctcttttttttatcaataatatcATTCAGCTTTTATCATTCAACAAGTCCCTTTctgccttttgttttttctttgtatcaGAGTCCTGTGCCAACACGTCCCTTttgctttctatttttcttaacTCTGTAtcacaatataatataatatccaaattctaaaatttactttttattcttaccttaatttattttcattttatccaATTATAGTTGTTTTCATGAGTCGTCATGGTCAAAACTGATTGGTTCAAAATTGATCCTTCGGTGGGTTGGGGATAGTTCAATATTTATAGTCAACTGCACGTagaaaatagatttatttaaaTGTGGacatttgggattttttttctttttttctttttccttcaaatGGGGTTCTAAAGTAATCTTTTGTTTATGGTGATAAATGATGATACCAAAAATGTTAATTGTTTGAACTTTTATTTAGTTGGCtcaataattaaagaaaaattgtgtCTAGTTCCTTTTCATGGGGATGGAAGAAGTTCACTGGTAAAAGTTCTTTGGTCACTAACAATCTTCTCTCAACAGATATGGAaagcattttgttttttggtttttgtttatcttataactgaaaaaaaaaagagtagaagGAAATGATTAGAGTGACTTTTTTTTATCTAGATGTTGTCATTGTAGTATCCTACTAGCTTTGTGAATTCTAATCCTTACTTCACCTAAGATTTTCTTTTGGGAAATTAAGTTCCATCACCTAAGAAATAACCAGAGACTCTTTTGTTTGGATGTCCATGTTGTGTATccatttaaattctttttctttaagtCCACCATGAATGATTTGTTTTTTAGATAAGTGATATTTCGTTTGTGTTAATGGTTTTTCATTTACTTTAAattcttttactttattttctttacaatgattgtttttctttgtcaattatattatttgttggcttcctctctctctgtcaatatatattagtttttggCCCCCCTAAGAAGAATGTCTCCACCTGATGGACCATCACATGAGATGGTTGTCCCTACTGCATCTAGTTAGTGCAAGTTTAATCTTTCATGTAGTTGTCTTTGTTACTATAGAATTTGTATAAGTAATGTTGCCAAAATGTTACTGACTATGCTATCTTATTTTTCCTAATAGTTAATATGCCCAACAAACGGAAAAGAGGTAGAAATCTATGCaccaagtttaaaaaattgagggaaaatGGACTCGTTCCGACAACCATCCCTCCAGGGGCCAAAGGACCTGTGGGCGAAAATGCTGGTGTGTTTACAAGAAGGGTGGGCTTCATCGTTCGTGAACATGCGAACCTTAGCTATGAATCTTGGTCTAAGGCCCCATAAGAACACCGACAAATGTTGAAGAATCGTTtggtggtaagttgttactacAAAGGCTATGGTAtttaaaatttgtgtaaaaaaatgaatgataattgtttttttaattattatgtttTAGGCTGATTTCACGTTGGACTCAAATCGTGTTGAGGATAAGATGTGTATGGAGATTTCATTGTCAAGTTGCTATAATAATGTTCGGAGTAACTATTACAAGGAGTACTTGCCATTTAGTAAGGAGGACGTGAGGGCCAATGTTCCACCAGATTTGACACAGGATAAATGGGATGCTTTATGTGATCTATATGAAACAACCTCATGGAAGGTAAATTTTGTTCATACTAGaatgttaataattttcaaCACAagtatattttcatatattttttgttatgaTTGTTAATTCTCTTCgttttaattatcttttttcttttttatctaatACTTGTTAGAAAAAGTCTGACCGGAATAAGGAGAACAGAGGAAAGAACAAAACTGGTCACACTTGTGGATCCAAATCATTTATTGCTTACTATGAAGAGGTTGCAACAAtttaattcattattatttataataatgctagtgtatacatgttaattttatctttattatgTGCAGAAAAAACAAGGTGGTAAAGAGATTGGAAAAGTGGATTTTTATAAGATGACCCGCACAAAGAAAGATGGTTCTTTTGTGACTACTACCAGTGAAGAAAATTACGTAATTAATATTCCAATTTGTATTCATATATATCAAAGTTTGATTTCATATAGATAATTTATAGAGTAAATCTTGAAataattgcataaattatttagtaaaattttgtaACTTGTGCATAATCTAATGATAGAAAAAGTAGCTGATGAAGAGAACCAAAGCACTGAGGAGGAAATTTTTACAGAAGTGCTAGGGACAAGGCGAGGCTTTGTAAGAGGGATGAGAAAATTTGTGATTCCGACCCCAACCCCTTCTTCTCATTTGCGATATGAGACAAGCATGAATATGGAGTTGGAAACCTGCAAGCAAGATTTGTCCAATACGATGCTGAAACTGTCTGATGCGGAGCAAAAACAGGGTGAGTCGGATCAAAAACTTGCTGAAACAAATGGCACAGTTGCAGAGTCAGGTAGAGGAACAACATCAGCAACTAGCTATACTGATGGCAAGGTTTGGTAGCTAGTCTATAAGGTGGTTAGTTTATTAGTATTTGAGACTTTGTTATTACTTTATGAAGACTTTGTTATTACTTTATGAAGACTTTGTTATTACTAGTTGAAGAACTTGTTATTACTTTATTAGTATTTGAGACAATAGATTGGaattaaaattatgtatgtGATATTGAACTTGGGAATTGTTTTTCCTTATTAGTAGTTATTGCCTTTATTCCTTTGATGGTTTCCCAGGTCTCTCCATTTTTTATCACTATCATTTaccgtttttgttttttgttggtaTGCTCCAATTAAGTTATatcttttaacttttcaaaaaccGGTGCCTAAATTTTCAGTGGTGGAAGTTGTAGGTTTGGAAAATCAATTAGGAAATGATAGTGGggatttcatttatttattctatttactTAATTGTACTGCTAATTGAATGTGTCAGGTTTATGAACTGGTTTATGGATCGTTTACCGTTCCTGTGATGTAATAGTTTAGGAAAAATAAGTTATCTTCAGTTTGAGCTTTCACTTTTGCGTCTTAGTTTACAaggaaaaagtattttgtaGATATGAGAAGTGGAGTTGAGAGGTTTTTGAAAGGGATTTTTGCATGGAAAAAGATCACAATCATTTTAAGTGCCATCCCTAAATTATAGGGAGTGTTAATGTTCATCAGAACTGACTCACATACATAACTATAAGAAATTAGGATTTGACTTTTGGAGACAAAATTAAGAACTGACTCACGTACATAACTATAACAATGCAACTTGTTCAAAAATTCTTTTTACAATAAACGCATGAAGAAATCATCAagggaaaggaaaaggaaaaggaaaattaaattgCCGTATAAATTATCTACTAAGTATATAAAAAGAGCAAATGTCTCTAGCTATAGGTGAGaaagaaaaacttttaatattaaaaaaagttatgtctacagaattttcacaataaatctcttaagtagcaagttattatttactattattggcgagaaaaaaaaaatttaatggtgggttcaaattagaatcattaATAACTTTTCGCTAAAAATTTGCtgaaaaagtattgtaaatatattatagaCGTAACACTTATTATTTAATACTATTACctaaaacctttaaaataagGAGAATtgatgagcattttttttttccccttcaagaATGCAGTTTGGATTGAgtttgtattcatttttttttttaatgattttatatgtttactttgtacCTCTATAATGTAAGCTTATGGTGTAAAATTTAGacacaaaaaataacaaatattaaACATATTTGTAAAACAatggtaaatattgtacaaGTTTTGCCAATGTGTACAACATTTGCCAATTTTTGTAtgtctacaatataaattttcattGCAAGTACAATGCAAATATAGAGATATTGTGTAAATATTGTAACACGTGTCAATTCTTTTTCGgtcaaactaaaataaaataataaaatatcaaaccaaGAACTagcataattaaaaataaaggtacTGTATTGTGTATTGTGAAAATGtcgtgacattttgttgttatcacaatatttttataattcttgaGACTTAAGTtccttataagtcaaaataatctaataaaatattagattagATTGTGttcctagattttttttcttttcttttcttcatttagTCAAATTTAATTAGCCAAAATTCACATTTTCAAGCacatttttcttgggttatttttttttttgcacaccGTTTATAAtttaaagtaataaaataaaataaaaagacagttttgcaccaaaagaaaattaagtttGGGGTAATTTTATTACTCCCTCAACTTTAAAACTGAGGAAATACCCCTAACTATTATCCTCTTAGTTAAATCATTTTgaaatcttataatttttaaaatattttatggtagAATATCTAAAAtaatcttacaaaattttaatatcccaaaatattttttatgtattttgagtttttttgtgGTAGTCATTGCTTGAAAAGTTGGAATAGTGATATGTACAACACATACCGTGTCACCCAAATTAATTGATGGGAAAAGAGTAAAACGTGCCCCCCAAATTAATTGAtagaaaaagagtaaaaatggTGAAGTATACTTAAAATAAAGCCATCTGCCATCTCTACTATGTAGGCTAGTCTAGGCTTTGACATAACTTTCAACTAAACTAGACTTGGCCTGCCacagctttttaattttttatttatttcctttagtCATGACTTTTATTTGTGGCAGTGTTTAGCCTGCTTCTTGTCCTGCAGTAGGTGGATAggcttttttaattttttttttgtgctcttgccattttttaatatatcaattCTATCTTtttcggtaaaaaaaaaaactgaactaGACCAGGCTTTATTTATGTGCACTAGGCTTTATTGATGTGGACGTGGTTTTCAATTAAATTAGACTAGGCTTTATGTATGTGGTCGTGTAGGCCGACAGGGTCTCAGAATGCTTCCACATCTCTAAGCCAAACCAAAAACCAATGCAACTATCTAACCTACACGCTCTGGGTGTTCGTCTTcctcttctcaaattttttacaCAGACTACACCCTTTCCAGATCTTCTTAAATCTCAATTCTACAGCTTTTAATTTCCACAGATTTCCAATCCCACCCCTCAGATTCAATTCccattttaatttcaatttctaGGGTTTCACTAATCACACCGGTGAGTgaatgcaaaaaagaaaagaaaagaaaaccttcCTCTTCCATCACTGTTTGAACAAGTTCGAAATATCCATTCAACTGTCATAGACTCCAGCGCCGATCAGGTACACTCTCAATGTTGAACAGTTTGGTCTATTTATTTCCTTCAACTTCTTTGCCTTCAACCCTTGAATTAGTAATTGGGAAACATAATTGAGCattgagagtgttttttttttttttttttttttttctgttgtaTTTTGCAGGTTAGCGATTTGGGAAACGTAATTGGGTTGCCGCTACAAAGCGTGTAAAGGTTAGATATTCGTATTGTTTTTATCTCTATAGTTATTTTGTGGTTGAAGGGATTTCAATTACCCTAGTTGGACTGTcttatatttattattgcttTCGATTTTGTTTCTGAAATATTGtcaaatattttgatatttgtttgtttctaatcctaaaattaacataaagtagacctaaaatagtttattttggAGATGACTCGCTCATTATTGAAGATGACTTGCTCATTATTTCCCACACATTTTACCCCTCTTACGTTTCGTTTGCTTCAATTGTTTACAATATGTTGTCTTTTATGGATGAATTTCGTCATGTTCATATCTCCCATGTAGGTAAACAATACAATTGCTCAACTAATTTGTTAGCTAAAAATGTTTTAgtcattgatgatttttttttcttttttttttgtttgaattgaaGATaatccttattttctaaaataagcTATTCTCTATGACGTAATAATTGTTTTTCATATTGAATAAGGTTTGATATAATCttatataaaaagaattgaTAGATAATTGTGAAATTGATTTGGACTCTAAACATCATTTCCATTGACGCAGATATCACAATCTATTACTTctataattgaaaatatatatatatatatatatataaaaaaaaaaaaaagtaaagaagacaagttattctttcttttttatactaATTTAGAAGCCATACAAGACTTTTTTTGGATGAACAAGAAGCCATAGAAGATAAAAGTCTCATGCACAGTTTTGAATATGAAATTTGTCCTATATTTagacttattaattttttaataggaGTAATATTCTTCCTTGTTTTTTTAGAGGAGAATTATTCTTCCTTGTTAGTTGGGGAGGTTGTGTGGAGTCTTGAAACGGGTAGGCATTCAAATTGacatttacatttttattataatttttttgtgggggTGGGGAGTCATATGTTGCGCAGAGCTTTTTACATGCAACGATGGATACAATTTAGTTGAAGCGATCTATTGATCTGGCTTCTGGCCCACCCAAAAtacttttgtttg contains these protein-coding regions:
- the LOC126718541 gene encoding uncharacterized protein LOC126718541 isoform X2; the encoded protein is MLKNRLVADFTLDSNRVEDKMCMEISLSSCYNNVRSNYYKEYLPFSKEDVRANVPPDLTQDKWDALCDLYETTSWKSDRNKENRGKNKTGHTCGSKSFIAYYEEKKQGGKEIGKVDFYKMTRTKKDGSFVTTTSEENYNLMIEKVADEENQSTEEEIFTEVLGTRRGFVRGMRKFVIPTPTPSSHLRYETSMNMELETCKQDLSNTMLKLSDAEQKQGESDQKLAETNGTVAESGRGTTSATSYTDGKVW
- the LOC126718541 gene encoding uncharacterized protein LOC126718541 isoform X1 translates to MLKNRLVADFTLDSNRVEDKMCMEISLSSCYNNVRSNYYKEYLPFSKEDVRANVPPDLTQDKWDALCDLYETTSWKKKSDRNKENRGKNKTGHTCGSKSFIAYYEEKKQGGKEIGKVDFYKMTRTKKDGSFVTTTSEENYNLMIEKVADEENQSTEEEIFTEVLGTRRGFVRGMRKFVIPTPTPSSHLRYETSMNMELETCKQDLSNTMLKLSDAEQKQGESDQKLAETNGTVAESGRGTTSATSYTDGKVW